TAATTTGTCCAGCTAATATTGCAGCATTTTTGCTGCCATCAATGGCTACTGTTGCAACGGGAACACCCGGTGGCATTTGGGCGATAGAATGAAGGGCATCTTCTCCTGCCAATGGCCCAGCTGAAATTGGAACACCTATAACCGGCAAAGTTGAAAATGCTGCCATTACTCCAGGAAGGTGCGCTGCCAGTCCTGCTGCGGCAATTATTGCTGAAAATCCATTATCTTTGGCATTTTTAGAAAGTTCTGCTGCTTGCTCAGGGGTTCTATGGGCAGAGCAAATCTTAACCTCAGGTGAGATTCCAAGTTCCTTTAATGTAACAACACAATCTTTCATCTTACCCCAATCACTATCACTACCCATTACAATTAAAACCTTTGACATAATCACTACCTCCTAAATTTTTTAATATATTTAATAGTTGGATAAAGTTAATACCCGAGCAAAAGAAACTCGGGTATTAACATTGTACTAAATCTTGTTAAAATACTCCAGCTTCAATCATTAAATGCAGCAATGAAGCAAAAGCTAGAACATACATAAACCAGTGAACACTTTTATACTTACCTGAACAAACTTTAACTAACGGGTAAGCTATAAAACCTACAGAAATTCCGTGAGCTATACTAAAAGCAAAAGGCATAAAAATTATAGTTAAAAAAGCTGGAAATGCTTCCGTAAAATCCTCAAAATCTATATCTTTAACAGCACCCATCATTAACACACCTACAATTACAAGGGCCGGCGCAGTAGCAGCACCAGGTACCACAAGAGCCAAGGGTGAAAAGAAAATTGCTACTAAAAATAATAGACCAGTTGTGACAGCAGTTAAACCAGTTCTGCCACCTTCAGAAACCCCGGCAGTACTTTCAACATATGTTGTAACAGTACTTGTCCCCACCATAGACCCAAAAATGGTTCCTACAGAGTCAACTAACATAGCATTTTTTACTTTGGGAAGGTTTCCGTTTTTATCTAAATAACCTGCTCTAGCACCAGTACCCATAAGTGTTCCCATAGTATCAAACAAATCTACAAAAATAAGTGCAAAAATTGTCATAAAGCCTAGTCCAGTTACAGCTCCCCTAATGTCTAACTGAAAAACTATTCCTTCTAAAGTAGGCATTGCGGTAATACCATTTTCTATACTCCCAGACACTCCCATAGGGAATCCTATAACAGTGGTTGCAACAATACCAATTAACAGTGCTCCCTTTACTCTTAGAGCCATAAGAGCACCAGTTATAACTATTCCAATTAGTGCCAGCAGTGTGGCTGGCTCCGTTATATCACCTAACGCTAATAATGTGGCTTCACTAGAAACTATGATTTCAGAATTTTTAAGTCCAATAAATGCAATAAACAAACCTATACCAGCTGAAACAGCTCTTTTAAGCGAGGTAGGTACGGCATGATCGATTTTTGTTATTATTCCAGTTATAGCTAATACTGCAAAAGCAACACCTGATATAAACACAGCACCTAGCGCTACTTCCCAGCTAGATTGTCCTGCAATGGTGTACGCAAAGAAAGCATTAAGACCCATGCCACTTGCTAAAGCAAATGGATAGTTGGTAAACAACCCCATTAAAATTGTCGTTAACGCCGCTGCTAAAGCTGTAGCAGTTAGCACAGCCTCTTTAGGCATCCCTGCATCAGATAAAATGTCAGGGTTAACAAATAAAATATACGCCATTGTCATAAATGTGGTTAAACCTGCGATGATTTCAGTACTTACCGTAGTTTTTCTTTCTTTTAATTGAAATATTCTTTCCAACATCTTAAAAACCTCCTATTATTATATAAGTAAGATATAAAAATAAAAAATCCCCGTCGCAAATGACTGGGGACTAGGCACAAGAAACAATCTTTTTATTAGCAACAAAAACGTGCTAACAAAAACTTGCGCTATCCCGTAGTCGGAAAGTTTACGGCTTCCGGTAGAAACTCGTGGACCATATCACCACAGTTATACGAGTGCGTATATGCTTTTTAAAGTAACTCTAAATACATTTTAAAAGAAAATACAGTTTTGGTCAAGAATAACAAGAACTTTTTTAGATTTTTAAAGTTTAATGTTCGTGTTTTGGCGTTATGCATTATGTTTTTTTGTATAGATTCTATTAAAACACGTTTTTTCGCTTTTGTCTACATATAGTGGAACTTTTACCTTCTCCATTTCTATTGATTTAAACCACCGAGCTTTAATGGACTGTTATCAATTGAATCCATGATTTTTGAAGGGATGGTCAGCATTTAATTAGACATAATAACCCAGCTAACAATATCAATTTTTAAGCCTTTAACCAGCTATTTTGCTATAAAGAAAAATGCTAAAATAAAGGTTAAAATCACAGAATAAATTATTATGTCACTATTAATAAATGAAAGTTCACACTTATTTATCCCCTTATCAATACATTTTACAAATCTAGGTATTACTCCCGACTCTTCGCCATCTTTATGCGCCCTTTTTAAAGTTGTTTTACTCTGGCCATGGTCTGATGCAGGCAAAGAGTAGGATAGGCCTTCTCGGGAAATATTAGAAGTGTAAATAGACTTAACATATATTGTTTTTCTATATATAAGAATTACTAATTCTTTTAATTTAACAAATGGAAAAGCTAAGATACACTCAATACATAGCCACTTTGGAAAATGAAGATGGAATAAATGATATTTAACACCTAGATAAAAGATAATCCCACCCATTATATAAACTGGTATCATACCTATTAAATCAGCTCTTGCGAAAATATTTATATCGACAATATAGTTGTTTATAAATTCTGGATCATAAGTTATAGTACTGGCAGCGGGTATAATAAAACTATCTAGCAGGAAATTTGGAAAAATCCCTATCAACATTATTACTGCTGCTATGCCACCCATTGCCAAATTCATCATTGGAAATTCTCCTTTAACGTGCTCCAAATCTTGTGGACATTTTCCTAAAAATATAAATGACGTCCATTTGATAAACGAGCAAGCGGTTCCAGCACTTATAATTATAAATAGAATTTCAGCTATTTTAAAAGAAGGATGTCCATATATAAAAGCCTCTTCTATAGCATGGTGTAGTAAAGTCTTGCTGGCAAAGCCGTTAAAAAGCGGCATTCCTGTGATACCTAGAGCAGCAATGGTGCTTACTATAAAGGTAAACGGCATTTTTTTCCATAACCCACCCATTTTATACATATCCAATGTCCCTACTTTTAAGTATACAGCTCCAGCAACCATAAACAAAAGACTTTTAAACAGTGCGTGGTTTATGATATGATACAAAGCGCCTGAATACCCCATTGCACCTTTGTACCCTAAATACACTGCCACTCCTATACCCATAATGATATACCCCATCTGACTGACACTATGGAAGGCTAACATTTTTTTCATATTGCCCTGTTGCAAAGCCATAAAAACTCCAAGTGCCATGGTGATTATACCCATCCATATTAGTGCTGCTCCCAAAGTCTGGGCAGAAATCCAAATGCTATCTGAAAATCCTTCAGTGACTTGGTGCATTTCCGGAAAGAAAAAACTGGTCGTAGTTCTAATAATCCCGTAGGCACCTATTTTAACCATTATCCCTGAAAGCAATGCACTTGCAGGTGTCGGAGCTATTGGATGTGCTTTGGGGAGCCAAATATGAAGTGGTGCAAGCCCTGCTTTAACACCAAAACCAATAATAAAAAGTCCCATAATAAAATATTCTAAACCACCTAAGTTTTGCATTTCAATGGCTAGGTTAGCGTATTCTAAAGTTCCGACATTTATAAATAACAATATCATTGCTAATAATATACATAGCCCGCCCATTATTCCCATATAAATATAGCTATTACCTGCCTCGATGCACTCTTTTGTTTCACAGTGCACTACCAACATATAAGAACTAAAGGTCATCGCTTCAAAAAACAAGAAGGTTGTAAAAACACAGCCAGACATTACCGTCCCTAAAATAAAACCAAAAGTTAGCATCAAAAAAAGATAAAATCTATTTCTGTGAGCCTCTTTGTTCATATAATCCGGTGCATAAATAGTAACCATTAACCAAATAAACGAGGATAACAACGCTATTACTAGGGAGGTCATATCAATCCTAATGTTAATTCCATAACCTAAAAGCTCTGAAATACGCAAAAATATAGCTTCTTCTCTTACAACAGGATAAAGAAGCAATATCATTATAAAGGTTAAAAAAGTAATATCTACAACTAGTATATCCCTTAACTGCTCATGGTTCGAAAACATGCCGACAGCCAATACTCCAAAAATTATTGGAAACAATATTATCAACAACGGATAAAATCTAAAATTAAATATAGTATCTATTAGCACTTCCTTAAATCCGCTGAAATAGCCAAATTCCATACTCAAGATAACTACCAGAGCTAAGGCTGATAATGCTATCACCGACACATTGTTTATTACTGTCAATGCTTCATTTTTAGCGTCAGCAGACTCTGCTTTTTCCCCCTTGTGTAATATCCTTTCCATTATAATCTCCTCCAGTTTCCCCTTACTATTCTAATATTAAAAAGGCTTTATTATCGACAGATTATTATAGTACTAGTACCTGCCTATGCCGAGGCGCCATCCACTACTACACTTTGGATGGCGCCTTTTCTGATTAGCTTTGCATTCTTGCTGTAACTGGTTGAATCTGTCAATAGCGTGCACGCAGGTCATAAAGTCAATAACCAACTGACTGGCTCCAGTCAGTTGATTAAGCTACTTTATTTTAGGTATTAAATTAAATTAAAATCAACCATTTATTTGTGAAAATCTATTTTAAATTAAAATTATAGTTTACATATATACCTACTAAATATGTCATAACACTAAAAACACGCTTCGTTAAACATACAAAGCTTTTACCCATTAAACTAGGCGACATTTAAGTCGCCTAGTTTAATGTTATTTTACTACAAAGAAAAACACTAAAATAAAAGTTAAAATCATTGAGTATAACAAGACATCTGATTTGATAAAGGGAGTCTCACATTTACAGCAAATTTGTTTATCAACAAAACCTGCAAATTTTCTCACCATGCTATCTTCTTCTATTTCTTCCTTTGGTATCTCAACATTTGCTTCACAAGATGAGGTGGTATATACTACCATATCATCTCTCCTTGTTAAATTTAATTTTTTCATTATCTTAAAAGCTATTTCAATAAGTTTTCTTACTGGTAGGGTAATTAAGCACTCAAAGCATAACCATTGAGGAAATCTAACTTTGAATAAAGACCCTTTGATCCCCCAGTAAAACAAACCTGCTCCCATTAAATATACCCATACCATTCCAACTAGGTCATCTCTGGCGAAAATATTTATCCCAACAATATAACTATCGATGAACTCTGGGTCATATGTTAAACCCTGAGCAGCAGGGATAATAAAATTATCCAATAAAAAGTTAGGAAAAACTCCTATTAACACAATCGCTGCTGCAACCCCACCCATAGCAATATTCATTATGGGAAATCCTTCTTTTATATGCTCATGTTCGTTTGGACATTCGCCAAAAAAGATTCCATATGTCCACTTAAATAAAACACATGCTGTTCCTGCACTTATAATAACAAATAAATAGTCCGCCACTAAAAACATGGAATGCCCATACATATGCGCTTCTTCGATACCATGGTGCAGAACTGTTTTACTAGCAAAACCATTAAAAAGGGGCATTCCTGTGATGCCAAGGGCAGCAATTGTACTAACTACAAAAGTAAAGGGCATTTTTTTCCAAAGCCCGCCCATTTTATTTATATCTAAAGTGTGTACTTTTAAATAAACTGCTCCAGCTACCATAAACAGAAGGCTTTTATATAAGGCATGGTTAATAATATGGTAAAGTACTCCAGAGTAACCCATTGCACCTTTATAACCAAGGTAAACCGCTACTCCAATTCCTAATATAATATAACCCATTTGGCTTACAGTACTAAATGCCAACATTTTCTTTATATTTGTCTGTTGCATAGCCATAAAAATTCCTATACCCATAGTAGCAATTCCAAGCCAAATTACTATAGCTCCTAGGGTTTGGGCGGAAATCCAAATGCTATCTTCAAAGCCCTGTGTCACCTGAGAAAATTCCGGAAAGAAAAAGCTTGTAGTGGTACGAAGCATCCCATAAGCTCCCACTTTAACCATTATCCCGGAAAGCAATGCGCTGGCAGGAGTTGGAGCTACAGGGTGAGCTTTAGGAAGCCAAATATGCAGAGGAACTAAACCTGCTTTTACCCCAAAACCTATTATAAATAGTGCTAAAATAAAATACTCCAAACCTCCTAAGGTTTGCATCTCGTACGCTAAGTTCTCATACTGCAAAGTCCCCGTGTTAATAAACAATAGAATCATTGCCAATAATATACATAGGCCACCCATTATACCCATATATATATAGCTGTCTCCAGCATCAAGTGCTTCCTTAGATTCGGAGTGCACAACCAACATATAAGAACTAAATGTCATCGCTTCGAAAAATAAAAATGTTGTAAACACTCCACCAGCTAGTACAGTACCTAATATTCCACAATAGGTTATTGATAAAAACAAATAAAACCTACATCGATGGTCTTCTTTATTCATATAGTCTGGTGCATAAATCATTACCATAAGCCAAATAAAGGCTATTAATGTCGCTAAGGTTAACGAAGTCATATCTGCTGTGAAGTTTAATCCGTATCCCAACACTTTATCAATTGCTAAAGTGAGGTTTCCATTTATAACCGAAGGGTAAAGGGATAGCAACATAGCAAAAGTAGCAAAGGTTATATTTACTAATAAAATATCTCTAAGATTTTCCCATTTTCCACCAAGTGGTGCTGTAAAGACTCCCAACAACGGTAAAAGAACGATTACTAAAAGATAAGCAGGGTATTTTTCTACAAAACTTTCCAACCATTGACTTAACTCAATAAAGTTACCCGCCGCCATTGAAAACGTAACTATTAGAGCACCTATAGCTAGAAGGAATATAAAAATGCTATTTCCCTTTTGTATTAATGAGCCAAAATTATTCTGTGGCGGATCAACATTTATATTTACTTTTGCGTTATTCATTTCATCCCCTCCTTTATTAAAATTTGCTTTGGCAATTGTAAAACTTTACAATACCTGATATAAAACGCTTCAAAAAGCCTCGCCAAATCACGCAAGTGTTATTTTGAGACTAAGGTTTAAACTCTGATCATTTTGCAATACCCATAAATCTATTTAATCAATTTCAAAAATTTACAGCGTCTTAATTCATTTCATAATTTGATCTTAAAAGAAATTTACAGCTTGATCAAAGATATTCATCAAAATCTGTGGAAAGACCCCTAATATTATACACCCAGTTCCTAAAATAATCAATGGTACGGTCATGGTATTGGGAAGTCTGTCCCATTCCATATCCTCGTGCTCATCTTCATCATTTTTTCTTTTAAGATATGCAGAAATTATAATCGGCAAATAATACATAGCATTTAAAAATGAACTCAGCAGTATAACAAATACAAATACTGATCTACCAGCCTCTATAGCTGCTATACTTAAATACCACTTGCTCATAAACCCATTGACACCAGGAATCCCTATCATAGATAAGGCACCTATGGTAAAAACCCCCATAGTTATGGGCATTTTGTATCCAATACCTTTAAATCCTTCAATATCTCTCCTGCCCGTTTGGTACATAACTGCACCGGCACTTAAAAATAGTGCAGCTTTCATCAATAAATGAGTGGAGATATGAAACATTGAAGCTTTGACGCCCAATGAAGTAGCCAATCCTAAACCCAGAACCATATATCCTACCTGAGCCACTGTTGAATAAGCCAACATTCTTTTAATATCAGTTTGCCGTAAAGCAAACAGCGACCCTCCTACCATCCCTACTGCAGCAATAAGTGGCAAATAATCAGAAACTTTAAGAACGTTAATTAAATCTAATCCCAAACCTATATACAAAAACTTAATCAACGAAAATATATAAACTTTTATAACCATCCCAGACAGCACAGCGCTAGCTGGAGAAGGAGCTGAAGAATGTGCATCAGGCAACCAAAAATGCAACGGAAATACCGCGGCTTTGATAGCAAAACCAAGTAACATAAATACCAAGGCTAAAAACAGTACATTACCTGCACCACTAGATGACATATCTATAGCTGTACTAAGTTCATGTAAGTTAAATGTCCCGGTATATACGTACA
This genomic interval from Proteinivorax tanatarense contains the following:
- the purE gene encoding 5-(carboxyamino)imidazole ribonucleotide mutase, with translation MSKVLIVMGSDSDWGKMKDCVVTLKELGISPEVKICSAHRTPEQAAELSKNAKDNGFSAIIAAAGLAAHLPGVMAAFSTLPVIGVPISAGPLAGEDALHSIAQMPPGVPVATVAIDGSKNAAILAGQIIAGFDTKVAVKLALLKEEMQDKVKVKQQKLDKILEEEL
- a CDS encoding complex I subunit 5 family protein, encoding MQRNIEVNGSDKFVKSCKTLLVFFCSLMLMFFLVTEGGQRILNAIISSNNIPLVILFLIFVLGPSSTFFTLKQEQNRDIILLYTNFAVVILVSLMYPLASSEGLYLELSNILGFGLAFRVEMLTFYMLMAASLLWLLVTVFSHSYLIKKEQHRSRFYLWFMITYGGVMGAIMADSLITMFLFFEIMYISCYFLVAHNSSKTAIKAGNRYIYMGVIGGLSMLLAICVLYVYTGTFNLHELSTAIDMSSSGAGNVLFLALVFMLLGFAIKAAVFPLHFWLPDAHSSAPSPASAVLSGMVIKVYIFSLIKFLYIGLGLDLINVLKVSDYLPLIAAVGMVGGSLFALRQTDIKRMLAYSTVAQVGYMVLGLGLATSLGVKASMFHISTHLLMKAALFLSAGAVMYQTGRRDIEGFKGIGYKMPITMGVFTIGALSMIGIPGVNGFMSKWYLSIAAIEAGRSVFVFVILLSSFLNAMYYLPIIISAYLKRKNDEDEHEDMEWDRLPNTMTVPLIILGTGCIILGVFPQILMNIFDQAVNFF
- a CDS encoding NCS2 family permease: MLERIFQLKERKTTVSTEIIAGLTTFMTMAYILFVNPDILSDAGMPKEAVLTATALAAALTTILMGLFTNYPFALASGMGLNAFFAYTIAGQSSWEVALGAVFISGVAFAVLAITGIITKIDHAVPTSLKRAVSAGIGLFIAFIGLKNSEIIVSSEATLLALGDITEPATLLALIGIVITGALMALRVKGALLIGIVATTVIGFPMGVSGSIENGITAMPTLEGIVFQLDIRGAVTGLGFMTIFALIFVDLFDTMGTLMGTGARAGYLDKNGNLPKVKNAMLVDSVGTIFGSMVGTSTVTTYVESTAGVSEGGRTGLTAVTTGLLFLVAIFFSPLALVVPGAATAPALVIVGVLMMGAVKDIDFEDFTEAFPAFLTIIFMPFAFSIAHGISVGFIAYPLVKVCSGKYKSVHWFMYVLAFASLLHLMIEAGVF
- a CDS encoding complex I subunit 5 family protein translates to MERILHKGEKAESADAKNEALTVINNVSVIALSALALVVILSMEFGYFSGFKEVLIDTIFNFRFYPLLIILFPIIFGVLAVGMFSNHEQLRDILVVDITFLTFIMILLLYPVVREEAIFLRISELLGYGINIRIDMTSLVIALLSSFIWLMVTIYAPDYMNKEAHRNRFYLFLMLTFGFILGTVMSGCVFTTFLFFEAMTFSSYMLVVHCETKECIEAGNSYIYMGIMGGLCILLAMILLFINVGTLEYANLAIEMQNLGGLEYFIMGLFIIGFGVKAGLAPLHIWLPKAHPIAPTPASALLSGIMVKIGAYGIIRTTTSFFFPEMHQVTEGFSDSIWISAQTLGAALIWMGIITMALGVFMALQQGNMKKMLAFHSVSQMGYIIMGIGVAVYLGYKGAMGYSGALYHIINHALFKSLLFMVAGAVYLKVGTLDMYKMGGLWKKMPFTFIVSTIAALGITGMPLFNGFASKTLLHHAIEEAFIYGHPSFKIAEILFIIISAGTACSFIKWTSFIFLGKCPQDLEHVKGEFPMMNLAMGGIAAVIMLIGIFPNFLLDSFIIPAASTITYDPEFINNYIVDINIFARADLIGMIPVYIMGGIIFYLGVKYHLFHLHFPKWLCIECILAFPFVKLKELVILIYRKTIYVKSIYTSNISREGLSYSLPASDHGQSKTTLKRAHKDGEESGVIPRFVKCIDKGINKCELSFINSDIIIYSVILTFILAFFFIAK
- a CDS encoding complex I subunit 5 family protein, producing MNNAKVNINVDPPQNNFGSLIQKGNSIFIFLLAIGALIVTFSMAAGNFIELSQWLESFVEKYPAYLLVIVLLPLLGVFTAPLGGKWENLRDILLVNITFATFAMLLSLYPSVINGNLTLAIDKVLGYGLNFTADMTSLTLATLIAFIWLMVMIYAPDYMNKEDHRCRFYLFLSITYCGILGTVLAGGVFTTFLFFEAMTFSSYMLVVHSESKEALDAGDSYIYMGIMGGLCILLAMILLFINTGTLQYENLAYEMQTLGGLEYFILALFIIGFGVKAGLVPLHIWLPKAHPVAPTPASALLSGIMVKVGAYGMLRTTTSFFFPEFSQVTQGFEDSIWISAQTLGAIVIWLGIATMGIGIFMAMQQTNIKKMLAFSTVSQMGYIILGIGVAVYLGYKGAMGYSGVLYHIINHALYKSLLFMVAGAVYLKVHTLDINKMGGLWKKMPFTFVVSTIAALGITGMPLFNGFASKTVLHHGIEEAHMYGHSMFLVADYLFVIISAGTACVLFKWTYGIFFGECPNEHEHIKEGFPIMNIAMGGVAAAIVLIGVFPNFLLDNFIIPAAQGLTYDPEFIDSYIVGINIFARDDLVGMVWVYLMGAGLFYWGIKGSLFKVRFPQWLCFECLITLPVRKLIEIAFKIMKKLNLTRRDDMVVYTTSSCEANVEIPKEEIEEDSMVRKFAGFVDKQICCKCETPFIKSDVLLYSMILTFILVFFFVVK